Proteins encoded within one genomic window of Rhipicephalus microplus isolate Deutch F79 unplaced genomic scaffold, USDA_Rmic scaffold_16, whole genome shotgun sequence:
- the LOC142784979 gene encoding uncharacterized protein LOC142784979, translating into MHRPNWLRFFVTQLVVLSWQPFPVRIERQPVGVLQDAGVPHPGPADTLNSDYSFHEDGRDGCMPAQTVCAESSARQAHLWCSSCFPGSLSRFGSRGSPSVFYRMPAFRTPDLQIRSTVTTVSTRMAVMAACLHKQSAQNHLRGRLIFGARRAFLAAFPGSDREAARRCSTGCRRSAPRTCRYAQQ; encoded by the exons ATGCATCGCCCTAACTGGCTTCGTTTCTTCGTAACGCAGCTCGTCGTGCTTTCCTGGCAGCCTTTCCCGGTTCGGATCGAGAGGCAGCCCGTCGGTGTTCTACAGGATGCCGGCGTTCCGCACCCCGGACCTGCAGATACGCTCAACAGTGACTACAGTTTCCACGAGGATGGCCGTGATGGCTGCATGCCTGCACAAACAGTCTGCGCAGAATCATCTGCGCGGCAGGCTCATCTTTGGTG CTCGTCGTGCTTTCCTGGCAGCCTTTCCCGGTTCGGATCGAGAGGCAGCCCGTCGGTGTTCTACAGGATGCCGGCGTTCCGCACCCCGGACCTGCAGATACGCTCAACAGTGACTACAGTTTCCACGAGGATGGCCGTGATGGCTGCATGCCTGCACAAACAGTCTGCGCAGAATCATCTGCGCGGCAGGCTCATCTTTGGTG CTCGTCGTGCTTTCCTGGCAGCCTTTCCCGGTTCGGATCGAGAGGCAGCCCGTCGGTGTTCTACAGGATGCCGGCGTTCCGCACCCCGGACCTGCAGATACGCTCAACAGTGA